The segment gtCAAATTATTCTTGATAATGAAGAAGTagttttatggaatttttaaattagtttttagaCCAATCCATTTACACATTGAaaagagataaataaaatagagagtgtaattgattgaaaagtgtttttattaatttattagctgtgattcttttttttatgatttcatgttttttttttttttgcttcagtGTTTTGTGCAgcagaaattttctctcagtgatttgaacattttttttctttcagtgcaTAACGAACAGTTAATTTGTCCTGCTCTCGCACACGTAATTTTGTATCTTGCACCTAACAGagtaacataacctcactttgaTACtcctaaataaattgaaagaattcgAAAACATTCCAATTTTGAGCACACAAAAAGCCCATAAAATGAATCCGGAAATGAGTAGTTCAGTGCAGTCACGCAAAACAGGGCCCCATGGAACTCCCGAAAGTGAATTTAGTATAGAATGCTTCCAGAATTACCTGGCACCAGAAGTTTTTATCCAAGGACTAGCTGGAATTGTTAATCAGGGTGAAGTGGAGAGGATTATCTACAATCAAAAGCAGATGTAAGTACCCCTAGGGATGAGTCAAGGATCTCCCACACTTCCCGGAGTGGGATGAgcagtaaattaaatttttcttccaggCTGCAGCGTTTTGAGAAGACAAATGAGATGACCCTGAATTGCAACATTCTCAGTGCAAGTCGCCTCAAAAAAGCCACAGAGGACCTCAAGGAGCACACAAAACTCCTGCATGACATGAAGAAGGACCTGGACTATATCTTCAAGAAGATCAGAACCATCAAGGGGAAGCTCAATGCCCAATATCCGCAGGCTTTTGCCGAACTTGAGCCACAGCGGAGTAGTTTTGCCGAAGAGGCGGAAGATGAGACTGAAGGAGCTGCTGCAGCTGTTCCCAAGGCCCAGGAGGCGCCGCCATCCCAGcaggagaagaaaatcatgacAAAGAAGAGTCAGGAAGTGGAGTATGTTCCCATGGAGGGATCTGATAATAATGCCAGTGGGAGTAATCTCTCCAATCGTACGAGTTCCACGGATAATTCCAATGATTCCCTCTCAGACACTGGCTGAAGGATGCCCCTAGTCTAGGAGGTGCTATAGTTCATGCAATCCcacattttgttaattaattaaattatctttctcATCTTTCTTTGACTTCTCTAATAAAGAATTTCGCTCAAAACAtgtttttttgacaaattttacAGAAGTTgctttgaatttggcgctctAAATGTAGGTTCCAAAAGCCCACCTACTTTTTGGTACTGTTTActgaagagaaagagagacgGTTACACGTCACTCatactgtctccctcacacttttagtttttcacaattttctcgcgttttccgccaaATTTTCCGACCGGAAGCAGTTTTTTGCGCCCAGGAAGCGACACCGCGTCGATTAGCggcagaaaaaaacaaaagttcaaaaaaattaatttcgggaaaaaaagtcgtgtaaaaattataaaacgaAAACTGCCGGCGGCTTTTCCTCCCAAATTAACACCCAGAAAACCGCTCGGAAAACCCTAAAAAGCCCCGGAAGAGGTTCAGGAGGGTCCCAAAGAAGCCCCCGCGGCAGaaaaagccggaaaattgCACCAGAgcggagaaaattgattataaACACCGCCGCCAAAATTGTATCAGCGTAGTACTCCAAACTTCGCTTAAACTTCACAACAGATGGCGACACTTGTGTGACAATCGTCCAGCACGTGGGAATTTTGTTTTCGGTGCttattttttggagaaaacCCAGAAAAAACACGTGCAAAAATGGGTAGAAAAGTATCCTTTAAGGAGAAGAAGCCATCTGGCCCCGGAAGGAAGGCCAAGAAGCAGGGAGATCCACAATTTCCAAAAGCTCTGCTGGGTAAGTTCCCCGaaaactttgatttttcatGCCTCTCCGGATAATGAGATTTGTGTTTTCCCTGGGCAGCTTCGGATGATCCCAAGAGGTTGTCGCACAAGCAGAAGAAGAGAGCAGCCAAACGAATGCAGAAGCAGCAGAAATTCCAAGGGAAGAAGGAGAAAGTGAAGGCAAAATTGAAGGAGAAGAAACTTCAATTGATGGGAGATTCTGACGATGAGGAAGTTGCTGGGACTTCTGATCAAGAAGAGATGGCGAATgggaagaagcaaaaatttgCCGCCATGAAGCGCCCATCGTCGGACGTAGACAGTG is part of the Lutzomyia longipalpis isolate SR_M1_2022 chromosome 3, ASM2433408v1 genome and harbors:
- the LOC129793088 gene encoding kxDL motif-containing protein CG10681, whose translation is MNPEMSSSVQSRKTGPHGTPESEFSIECFQNYLAPEVFIQGLAGIVNQGEVERIIYNQKQMLQRFEKTNEMTLNCNILSASRLKKATEDLKEHTKLLHDMKKDLDYIFKKIRTIKGKLNAQYPQAFAELEPQRSSFAEEAEDETEGAAAAVPKAQEAPPSQQEKKIMTKKSQEVEYVPMEGSDNNASGSNLSNRTSSTDNSNDSLSDTG